From the genome of Bordetella sp. H567, one region includes:
- a CDS encoding GNAT family N-acetyltransferase, whose product MPPTLSSGPIIRDASADDMAAIQAIYSHHVLHGTASFELTPPSLEEMQQRRAAVLAHKLPYLAAELDGQIAGYAYATLYRPRPAYRYTCEDSVYVKPGMAGHGIGGRLLAELIQRCTALGWRQMLAVVGDSANAASLAVHARCGFHPVGTLRSVGHKLGEWRDTVLMQRALGEGDTTPPGGAAAE is encoded by the coding sequence ATGCCTCCTACCCTCTCTTCCGGCCCGATCATCCGCGACGCCTCGGCCGACGACATGGCGGCCATCCAGGCCATCTACAGTCATCACGTCCTGCATGGCACGGCCTCTTTCGAGCTGACGCCGCCCAGCCTGGAGGAAATGCAGCAGCGGCGCGCGGCGGTGCTGGCCCACAAGCTCCCTTACCTGGCGGCCGAGCTGGACGGGCAGATCGCCGGCTACGCCTACGCCACGCTGTACCGGCCCCGCCCGGCGTATCGCTATACCTGCGAGGATTCCGTCTACGTCAAGCCCGGCATGGCGGGCCATGGGATAGGCGGACGCCTGCTGGCCGAACTGATCCAGCGCTGCACGGCGCTGGGATGGAGGCAGATGCTGGCCGTGGTGGGCGACAGCGCCAACGCGGCTTCGCTGGCGGTACACGCGCGCTGCGGCTTCCATCCCGTCGGGACGCTGCGGTCGGTCGGACACAAACTGGGCGAATGGCGGGATACGGTGCTGATGCAGCGCGCGCTGGGCGAAGGCGATACGACCCCGCCGGGCGGCGCGGCCGCGGAATAG
- the tcuA gene encoding FAD-dependent tricarballylate dehydrogenase TcuA has translation MEEHIHRYDVVVVGKGNAALCAALSAREHGVRVAILEAASEDESGGNSRFAGGVMRFAYESVEDLKKVTDLTEEEIATSDYFTNTTDEYFDDLFRLTSYRTDPQLSEILVTQSLDVMVWLRSKGAKFVPNYGRQSSLVNGRRKFFGRLPIEVSGGGAGLVQFLDKAARNAGIDVHYKTRAKSLITEGDRVTGIRGTQDGQPVVFEAKSVVLACGGFEGNPEMRARYLGPGWELAKVRGSRFNQGDGLRMALEAGAAAHGNWSGCHATGWDLNAPEFGDVNVGDQFQKHSYIFGLLINAHGKRFVDEGLDFHSFTYAKYGGEVLKQPGQFAWQVFDSKVTNLLRSEYRIKMMTKATADTLEELAQKLEGVDPAAFLETVKSYNASIRKDVAFDPTIKDGLSTQGIEPPKSNWAQALDTPPYHAYATTCGITFTFGGLRIDPENGQVLNVHLNPMPGLYCAGEMVGGLFYFNYPSGTGLVSGAIFGRIAGRGAAEAALA, from the coding sequence GTGGAAGAGCATATTCATCGTTATGACGTGGTGGTGGTCGGCAAGGGCAACGCGGCGCTGTGCGCGGCGCTGTCCGCACGCGAGCATGGCGTGCGGGTCGCCATCCTGGAGGCGGCCTCCGAAGACGAATCGGGCGGCAACAGCCGCTTCGCCGGCGGCGTCATGCGCTTCGCCTACGAGTCGGTGGAGGACCTGAAGAAAGTCACCGACCTGACCGAGGAGGAAATCGCGACCAGCGATTACTTCACCAACACCACGGACGAATACTTCGACGACCTGTTTCGCCTGACCAGCTATCGCACCGATCCGCAGTTGTCGGAAATCCTGGTCACGCAAAGCCTGGACGTGATGGTGTGGCTGCGTTCCAAGGGCGCCAAGTTCGTGCCGAACTACGGGCGGCAGTCCTCTCTGGTCAACGGCCGGCGCAAGTTCTTCGGCCGCCTGCCCATCGAAGTGTCGGGCGGGGGCGCGGGCCTGGTGCAGTTCCTGGACAAGGCGGCCAGGAACGCGGGCATCGACGTGCACTACAAGACGCGCGCCAAGTCGCTGATCACGGAGGGCGACCGGGTCACCGGCATCCGCGGGACCCAGGACGGCCAGCCCGTCGTGTTCGAAGCCAAATCGGTGGTCCTGGCCTGCGGCGGGTTCGAAGGCAATCCGGAGATGCGCGCCCGCTACTTGGGGCCGGGGTGGGAACTGGCCAAGGTGCGAGGCTCGCGCTTCAACCAGGGCGACGGGCTGCGCATGGCGCTGGAAGCCGGCGCCGCTGCCCACGGCAACTGGTCGGGCTGCCACGCGACCGGCTGGGACCTGAACGCGCCGGAGTTCGGCGACGTCAACGTCGGCGACCAGTTCCAGAAGCATAGCTACATCTTCGGCCTGCTGATCAATGCCCATGGCAAGCGCTTCGTCGACGAAGGACTGGATTTCCATTCCTTCACCTACGCCAAGTACGGCGGCGAGGTCCTGAAGCAGCCCGGCCAGTTCGCCTGGCAGGTGTTCGATTCCAAGGTCACGAACCTGCTGCGCTCGGAATACCGCATCAAGATGATGACCAAGGCCACGGCGGATACGCTGGAAGAGCTGGCGCAGAAGCTGGAAGGCGTGGATCCGGCCGCCTTCCTGGAGACGGTGAAGTCCTACAACGCGTCGATCCGCAAGGACGTGGCTTTCGATCCGACGATCAAGGACGGCTTGTCCACCCAAGGCATCGAGCCGCCCAAGTCCAACTGGGCGCAGGCGCTGGATACGCCGCCGTACCACGCCTATGCGACGACCTGCGGCATCACGTTCACCTTCGGCGGCCTGCGCATCGATCCGGAAAACGGCCAGGTGCTGAACGTTCACCTGAACCCCATGCCGGGCCTGTACTGTGCCGGTGAAATGGTGGGCGGCCTCTTCTACTTCAACTATCCCAGCGGCACGGGGCTGGTGTCCGGGGCGATCTTCGGGCGCATCGCCGGGCGTGGCGCGGCGGAGGCGGCGCTGGCCTGA
- a CDS encoding tripartite tricarboxylate transporter substrate binding protein, whose product MRRRRLNALGLALAGAAVVPRVRAQGPEEAAKYPSRPIRLLIPFAVGGGTDIIGREIAHQMTLAWNQSVVVENRAGGNSTIGLEMAAKSEPDGYTLTMMTASATVNVTLQGHKQPYNLLTDFAPISQITSQPYVLVVNPNLPVRSVKDLIALAKARQAKPMTYGSSGIGGLSHLSGALFSSLADIPLTHVPYKGGSPAMTDVAGGQIDMLFSTRLQADVLIKAGRLRPLAVTTDRRSPASPELPTMQEAGVPGYNVAGWYGMLAPAHTPAPIVNKLNKEIVRIVALPEVAQRMAADGSEPTSSSPDAFRAHIRAEVERWQALIKKMGIPTE is encoded by the coding sequence ATGCGGAGACGACGGCTCAATGCGTTGGGACTGGCGCTGGCCGGCGCCGCGGTCGTGCCGCGCGTGCGCGCGCAAGGCCCGGAAGAAGCCGCGAAATATCCGTCGCGCCCGATCCGCCTGCTGATTCCCTTTGCCGTGGGCGGCGGCACCGACATCATCGGCCGCGAAATCGCCCACCAGATGACCTTGGCCTGGAACCAGTCCGTCGTGGTGGAAAACCGGGCCGGGGGCAACAGCACGATCGGCCTGGAAATGGCGGCGAAGTCCGAGCCGGACGGCTATACCCTGACCATGATGACGGCCAGCGCCACCGTCAACGTCACGCTGCAGGGGCACAAGCAGCCCTACAACCTGCTGACCGATTTCGCGCCCATCTCGCAGATCACCTCGCAGCCCTACGTGCTGGTGGTCAATCCCAATCTGCCGGTGCGCAGCGTCAAGGACCTGATCGCGCTGGCAAAGGCGCGTCAGGCCAAGCCGATGACCTACGGGTCCTCCGGCATCGGCGGGCTCAGCCACCTGTCGGGCGCGCTGTTCTCCTCGCTGGCGGACATCCCGTTGACGCACGTGCCGTACAAGGGCGGATCGCCGGCCATGACGGACGTCGCCGGCGGCCAGATCGACATGCTGTTCTCCACCCGCCTGCAGGCCGATGTGCTGATCAAGGCGGGCCGCCTGCGTCCGCTGGCGGTCACGACGGACAGGCGTTCGCCGGCCTCGCCGGAGCTGCCCACCATGCAGGAAGCCGGCGTGCCCGGATACAACGTCGCGGGCTGGTACGGCATGCTCGCGCCGGCGCATACCCCTGCCCCCATCGTGAACAAGCTGAACAAGGAAATCGTGCGCATCGTCGCGCTGCCCGAGGTGGCGCAGCGCATGGCGGCCGACGGATCCGAGCCCACCAGCAGTTCACCGGACGCCTTTCGCGCCCACATCCGCGCCGAAGTGGAGCGGTGGCAGGCGCTTATCAAGAAAATGGGAATACCGACCGAATGA
- a CDS encoding MmgE/PrpD family protein: MSDPDELERGGASAGAAGLARELGNRIAALAYEDLPGDAIHWARVGLLDTIGVTLAGAHEEAPRLAAQALDTQDGPALVLGTRRHIGVLDAALINGTASHALDFDDCNNTIGGHPSAPVLSALLPLAQQLNASGRDFVLAYVAGFEAECKLGLAVNFHHYTKGWHPTATLGTFGAAAACAKLMGLDGDATATALALAASFASGIKANFGTMTKPLHVGHCARNGLYAARLARLGFTANRATVFEHRQGFLDVFNGPGTYDTRRALDAWADPLDIVQPGIAIKQYPCCGSTHPALDAMLDLARRHRPRPDDVARVDAWIHSRRLAHTNRPDPNSPLDAKFSLQYVLARALLDAKVGVADFEPDAYMQPAARALLGRIHVAPYDQAEEEVFPATNHFGGRVRITLRDGTVLESQVDQPLGRTSANPLPPALLRDKFVLCAERALRKDAVGAIADGIERVETLPRMEALMALIASAAID, from the coding sequence ATGAGCGATCCAGACGAACTCGAACGCGGCGGCGCATCCGCCGGGGCCGCGGGCCTGGCCCGCGAACTGGGAAACCGCATCGCCGCGCTGGCCTACGAGGACCTGCCCGGCGACGCCATCCATTGGGCGCGCGTCGGCCTGCTCGACACCATCGGCGTCACGCTGGCGGGGGCGCACGAGGAGGCGCCGCGGCTGGCCGCGCAGGCGCTGGACACCCAGGACGGTCCGGCGCTGGTGCTGGGCACGCGGCGCCACATTGGCGTGCTGGACGCGGCGCTGATCAACGGCACCGCCTCCCATGCGCTGGACTTCGACGACTGCAACAACACGATAGGCGGCCATCCCTCCGCGCCGGTCCTGTCGGCGCTGCTGCCGTTGGCGCAGCAGCTGAACGCCAGCGGGCGCGACTTCGTACTGGCCTATGTGGCGGGGTTCGAGGCCGAATGCAAGCTGGGGCTGGCGGTCAACTTTCACCACTACACCAAGGGCTGGCATCCCACGGCCACGCTGGGCACCTTCGGCGCCGCGGCGGCCTGCGCCAAGCTGATGGGCCTGGACGGCGATGCCACGGCCACCGCGCTGGCGCTGGCGGCCTCGTTCGCGTCGGGCATCAAGGCGAACTTCGGGACGATGACCAAGCCCTTGCACGTCGGCCATTGCGCGCGCAACGGGCTGTACGCCGCGCGGCTGGCGCGCCTGGGCTTCACCGCCAATCGCGCCACCGTCTTCGAGCACAGGCAGGGGTTCCTGGATGTGTTCAACGGGCCGGGCACCTACGACACGCGCCGCGCGCTGGACGCCTGGGCCGATCCGCTGGATATCGTCCAGCCTGGCATCGCCATCAAGCAGTATCCGTGCTGCGGCAGCACGCACCCGGCACTGGACGCCATGCTGGACCTGGCGCGCCGCCATCGTCCACGGCCGGACGACGTGGCCCGCGTGGACGCCTGGATCCATTCGCGCCGCTTGGCGCACACCAACCGGCCCGACCCGAACAGCCCGCTGGACGCGAAGTTCAGCCTGCAGTACGTCCTGGCGCGCGCGCTGCTGGACGCCAAGGTCGGCGTCGCCGACTTCGAGCCGGACGCCTATATGCAGCCGGCCGCGCGCGCGCTGCTGGGCCGCATCCACGTGGCGCCCTACGACCAGGCGGAGGAGGAAGTCTTTCCCGCCACCAACCACTTCGGCGGCCGCGTGCGCATCACGCTGCGCGACGGCACGGTACTGGAGTCGCAGGTGGACCAGCCGCTGGGGCGCACGTCGGCCAATCCGCTGCCGCCCGCGCTGCTGCGGGACAAATTCGTGCTGTGCGCCGAGCGCGCGCTGCGCAAGGATGCCGTGGGCGCCATCGCCGACGGCATCGAACGTGTTGAAACCCTGCCTCGCATGGAGGCGCTGATGGCGCTGATCGCAAGCGCCGCCATAGACTGA
- a CDS encoding MmgE/PrpD family protein, whose translation MSLPPISPPQPPREETSEHDADTASRTLAHFAASLRFEDIPGDVRERAAACIADTLGCMVYGARFPWSTMTAAYARRYGGQGACTIFGAAGPGVTAPQAALANGAAAHAFEQDSLRYPGAGVHPGATLVPVVAAVAQETGADGRRALTAFVAGCEVLFRIGAASRHSSEKLGFHAPGLTGPYGAAVVAGVLLGLDAAGIARALGIAGSLSAGLLAFTKSREGAMVKRLHMGRACEAGILAARLAADGYTGPETILEGRFGFLDTYCRDADPQRLTAGLGNEWETLRICMKRYACHVTPQAAMQALREMMAAHGFAGGDVAELALGMSEKVVSHHDIRRPGDIMTAQYSVPFCVALSLYRDPEDPRAFDASALDDAAIADLCGRIALSAAQALPSAWSARIAVTLRDGRRLEALACDYKGMPQTPMSGPELRRRFLLLTEEALGARDAGDWYDRLMRLPAQPSLPLPSA comes from the coding sequence ATGTCACTTCCCCCGATTTCCCCTCCCCAGCCGCCGCGGGAAGAGACGTCCGAGCACGATGCCGACACCGCGTCCAGGACGCTGGCGCACTTCGCCGCAAGCCTGCGATTCGAGGACATCCCGGGGGACGTCCGGGAGCGCGCGGCGGCCTGCATCGCGGACACCCTGGGATGCATGGTCTACGGCGCGCGCTTTCCCTGGAGCACGATGACCGCGGCCTACGCCCGCCGCTACGGCGGCCAGGGCGCGTGCACCATCTTCGGCGCGGCCGGCCCCGGCGTCACGGCGCCCCAGGCGGCACTGGCCAACGGCGCGGCCGCCCACGCCTTCGAACAGGACAGCCTGCGCTATCCCGGCGCCGGCGTGCATCCGGGCGCCACCCTGGTCCCCGTCGTGGCCGCCGTCGCCCAGGAAACCGGCGCGGACGGGCGGCGGGCGCTGACCGCCTTCGTCGCGGGCTGCGAAGTGCTGTTCCGCATCGGCGCCGCATCCCGCCACAGCAGCGAAAAGCTGGGCTTCCATGCGCCGGGCCTGACCGGCCCCTATGGCGCGGCCGTCGTCGCCGGTGTGCTGCTGGGGCTGGACGCCGCCGGGATCGCGCGCGCCCTGGGCATCGCGGGATCGCTGTCGGCGGGCCTGCTGGCCTTCACCAAATCCCGCGAGGGCGCGATGGTCAAGCGCCTGCACATGGGCCGCGCGTGCGAAGCCGGCATCCTGGCCGCGCGCCTTGCGGCCGACGGCTACACCGGCCCCGAAACCATCCTGGAAGGCCGCTTCGGCTTCCTGGACACCTATTGCCGCGATGCCGATCCGCAGCGGCTGACGGCCGGCCTGGGTAACGAATGGGAAACGCTGCGCATCTGCATGAAGCGCTATGCCTGCCACGTCACGCCGCAGGCCGCCATGCAGGCCCTGCGCGAGATGATGGCCGCGCACGGTTTTGCCGGCGGCGACGTGGCCGAGCTGGCGCTGGGCATGTCGGAAAAGGTGGTCAGCCATCACGACATCCGCCGTCCCGGCGACATCATGACGGCGCAATACAGCGTGCCCTTCTGCGTCGCCCTGTCGCTGTACCGCGATCCCGAGGACCCGCGCGCGTTCGACGCATCGGCGCTGGACGACGCCGCGATCGCGGACCTGTGCGGGCGGATCGCGCTGTCCGCGGCACAGGCGCTGCCGTCGGCATGGAGCGCGCGCATCGCCGTGACGCTGCGCGACGGACGCCGCCTGGAGGCCCTGGCATGCGACTACAAGGGCATGCCGCAAACGCCGATGTCCGGCCCCGAACTGCGGCGGCGCTTCCTGCTGTTGACCGAAGAAGCCCTGGGCGCGCGGGACGCCGGCGACTGGTACGACAGGCTCATGCGGCTGCCGGCGCAGCCGTCGCTGCCGCTGCCGTCAGCCTGA
- the queC gene encoding 7-cyano-7-deazaguanine synthase QueC, with the protein MQNHERRALVLFSGGQDSTTCLAWALERYAHVETVAFDYGQRHRIELDARQNVLRELRARIPRWASRLGDDHLLDLSVLGQVGDTALTSDRQIEMQANGLPNTFVPGRNLLFLTLAAALGYRRQLDVLVGGMCETDFSGYPDCRDDTMKAQQVALALGLGTRVTIETPLMWLDKAQTWALAQRLGGDDLVRIIIDESHTCYLGERGVRHDWGHGCGTCPACALRKAGWERWAGGQAAPLPPA; encoded by the coding sequence GTGCAAAACCACGAGCGCCGCGCCCTGGTGCTGTTTTCCGGCGGGCAGGATTCGACAACCTGCCTGGCCTGGGCCCTGGAACGCTATGCCCATGTCGAAACGGTCGCGTTCGATTACGGCCAGCGCCATCGCATCGAACTCGATGCGCGGCAAAACGTGCTGCGCGAATTGCGGGCCCGCATACCGCGGTGGGCGTCGCGCCTGGGCGACGACCACCTGCTGGATCTGTCCGTACTCGGGCAGGTAGGCGATACGGCCCTGACCAGCGACCGGCAGATCGAAATGCAGGCCAACGGCCTGCCCAATACCTTCGTGCCGGGCCGCAACCTGCTGTTTCTGACGCTGGCGGCGGCCCTGGGCTATCGCCGGCAGCTGGACGTGCTGGTCGGCGGCATGTGCGAGACGGACTTTTCCGGCTATCCCGACTGCCGCGACGATACGATGAAGGCCCAGCAGGTGGCCCTGGCGCTGGGACTGGGCACCCGGGTCACCATCGAAACCCCGCTGATGTGGCTGGACAAGGCCCAGACCTGGGCCTTGGCGCAGCGGCTGGGCGGTGACGATCTGGTGCGGATCATCATCGACGAAAGCCACACCTGCTATCTGGGCGAACGCGGCGTCCGCCATGACTGGGGCCATGGCTGCGGCACGTGTCCGGCCTGCGCCCTGCGCAAGGCCGGCTGGGAGCGCTGGGCCGGCGGCCAGGCCGCGCCGTTGCCGCCGGCGTAG